One genomic segment of Zerene cesonia ecotype Mississippi chromosome 27, Zerene_cesonia_1.1, whole genome shotgun sequence includes these proteins:
- the LOC119837351 gene encoding deoxycytidylate deaminase isoform X2 — protein MQQKREDYIDWTEYFMAMAFLAAKRSKDPHFQVGACVVNKENKIVGIGYNGMPIGCSDDKFPWGKNTPSPLDSKSLYVCHAEMNAILNKNSADVKDCTIYVGLFPCNECAKIIIQSGITEVVYLAHKSWDKPKYAASKIMFDAVGVKYWQYKPKNDKIEIRFTISNDGPS, from the exons ATGCAGCAGAAACGTGAAGATTATATTGACTGGACAGAATATTTTATGGCCATGGCATTTTTGGCGGCAAAGCGTAGCAAGGATCCACATTTCCAAGTCGGCGCGTGTGTagtgaataaagaaaataaaattgtcggAATTGG ATACAATGGAATGCCTATTGGCTGTAGTGATGACAAATTTCCTTGGGGAAAGAACACCCCATCACCTTTAGACAGTAAATCACTTTATG TATGCCATGCAGAAATGAATGCTATACTCAACAAAAATTCAGCTGATGTCAAGGACTGTACCATATATGTAGGCCTCTTCCCTTGCAATGAGTGTGCTAAAATAATCATACAGTCCGGGATCACTGAGGTTGTGTATCTGGCACATAAAAGCTGGGACAAACCTAAGTATGCTGCATCCAAGATTATGTTTGATGCTGTCGGAGTTAAATATTG GCAATACAAACcgaaaaatgataaaatagaaatcaGGTTTACCATCAGCAATGATGGGCCATCATAA
- the LOC119837351 gene encoding deoxycytidylate deaminase isoform X1, translating to MDLVKKTSEMSLKSNGESKMQQKREDYIDWTEYFMAMAFLAAKRSKDPHFQVGACVVNKENKIVGIGYNGMPIGCSDDKFPWGKNTPSPLDSKSLYVCHAEMNAILNKNSADVKDCTIYVGLFPCNECAKIIIQSGITEVVYLAHKSWDKPKYAASKIMFDAVGVKYWQYKPKNDKIEIRFTISNDGPS from the exons ATGGATCTTGTCAAAAAAACATCAGAAATGTCCTTAAAAag TAACGGTGAAAGTAAAATGCAGCAGAAACGTGAAGATTATATTGACTGGACAGAATATTTTATGGCCATGGCATTTTTGGCGGCAAAGCGTAGCAAGGATCCACATTTCCAAGTCGGCGCGTGTGTagtgaataaagaaaataaaattgtcggAATTGG ATACAATGGAATGCCTATTGGCTGTAGTGATGACAAATTTCCTTGGGGAAAGAACACCCCATCACCTTTAGACAGTAAATCACTTTATG TATGCCATGCAGAAATGAATGCTATACTCAACAAAAATTCAGCTGATGTCAAGGACTGTACCATATATGTAGGCCTCTTCCCTTGCAATGAGTGTGCTAAAATAATCATACAGTCCGGGATCACTGAGGTTGTGTATCTGGCACATAAAAGCTGGGACAAACCTAAGTATGCTGCATCCAAGATTATGTTTGATGCTGTCGGAGTTAAATATTG GCAATACAAACcgaaaaatgataaaatagaaatcaGGTTTACCATCAGCAATGATGGGCCATCATAA